The Corticium candelabrum chromosome 17, ooCorCand1.1, whole genome shotgun sequence genome has a segment encoding these proteins:
- the LOC134193197 gene encoding uncharacterized protein LOC134193197 has protein sequence MTLSGNRVAYSCSEGFSLVGLPVRTCFCGKWLGNEAECVRDGEWSSWSLWSQCTRSCGGGIQTRERLCNNPVPGNRFGECFGDNQETRNCSTSPCSACPIQGTVTVSGLVISLSADAQSVELSCLDGFALFGNSTIPCTHFSISNISTRCIPTCSDLPNPANGIVEIEGGVIASYLCDVGFTLIGPYERYCDEGVWAGVDPECVPDRIVQPGDENVLQVGINPRIRVGTGVFDVLSPEVLVVQCNATLTFNYRTSLSGVPITVTASLKLLRDDDTLSNESIASTTVRLVRQVASSEFEYVCLPLMCANGSALLLASIARVQVTVVVPDGTAEVTDVDFREDRTCDAQPSEDDEESEVGTCDNTTASGDCGFRDTGCGAGGFDVTLTADDDTLTLPLLKNRTFGVCQMYACVPCLSVSGFVASGRSTPSAKSSPRRRRTTSVFITSGKSLCLTPTTSYVNAEQTSRYVTVGSRNEYLSFDYLMFKNGMHMLVIYLTCIDHLSHIHLSSSQTTFTINNFTGDQTSGTACLELHSHIDFFEKSNGFTCTRFAYVIQGSALSSSLCVSNLRFLQKIRVGSSRCRTVMNA, from the exons ATGACGCTGTCCGGTAATCGTGTAGCCTACTCTTGTTCGGAGGGATTCTCTCTCGTTGGTCTTCCTGTGAGAACTTGTTTTTGTGGGAAGTGGTTGGGGAACGAAGCAGAATGTGTCCGAG ACGGTGAGTGGAGTTCGTGGTCTCTCTGGAGTCAGTGCACTCGCTCTTGTGGAGGTGGAATCCAGACTCGCGAAAGACTATGTAACAATCCAGTACCTGGAAACCGGTTCGGTGAGTGCTTTGGAGACAACCAAGAGACAAGAAACTGCAGTACATCTCCCTGCTCAg CATGTCCCATTCAGGGAACTGTTACCGTATCGGGGCTGGTGATATCTCTCTCTGCTGATGCTCAGTCTGTAGAGTTGTCATGTTTGGATGGCTTTGCGCTCTTTGGTAATTCCACGATACCGTGTACACACTTCAGTATCAGCAACATCTCTACCAGGTGTATTCCAA CTTGTTCTGATCTACCTAATCCTGCCAACGGAATCGTGGAAATTGAGGGTGGGGTTATCGCAAGCTATCTTTGCGATGTTGGATTTACTCTAATTGGGCCATACGAGCGATACTGTGATGAAGGTGTCTGGGCAGGAGTAGACCCAGAATGTGTGCCAG ACAGAATTGTTCAACCTGGAGACGAGAATGTTCTCCAAGTTGGTATCAATCCCCGTATACGTGTGGGCACCGGCGTGTTTGACGTTTTGAGTCCTGAGGTCTTAGTCGTACAATGCAATGCCACCCTAACATTCAACTACCGTACATCACTGAGCGGTGTGCCAATAACGGTTACAGCTAGTTTGAAACTGTTGCGTGATGACGACACACTGAGCAACGAATCAATCGCTTCGACGACTGTTCGGCTCGTTCGGCAAGTGGCGTCGTCCGAATTCGAGTACGTTTGTTTGCCATTGATGTGTGCAAACGGGTCAGCGCTGTTGTTGGCGAGCATTGCAAGAGTGCAGGTGACCGTCGTGGTTCCGGATGGAACAGCCGAAGTTACGGATGTCGATTTTCGGGAAGATCGGACTTGTGATGCTCAGCCATCAG aagatgatgaagaaTCGGAAGTTGGGACGTGTGACAATACTACTGCTAGTGGTGACTGTGGATTTCGAGACACTGGATGTGGTGCGGGCGGTTTTGATGTAACTTTAACTGCTGACGATGACACACTGACATTGCCATTACTGAAGAATCGTACATTTGGAGTTTGTCAGATGTACGCTTGTGTGCCTTGTTTGAGTGTTTCTGGATTTGTGGCGTCTGGGAGATCTACCCCAAGTGCTAAGAGTTCGCCTAGAAGACGACGAACAACGTCGGTTTTTATCACAa GTGGAAAATCACTTTGTCTCACTCCGACAACAAGCTACGTAAACGCAGAGCAGACGAGTCGCTACGTCACCGTGGGCTCCAGGAACGAGTATCTATCGTTCGACTATCTAATGTTTAAGAATGGCATGCACATGCTTGTTATTTACCTCACCTGTATCGACCATTTAAGTCACATTCATCTCTCGAGCAGCCAAACGACCTTCACAATCAATAATTTTACTGGAGACCAGACATCCGGGACGGCATGTCTCGAACTCCACAGTCATATTGATTTTTTCGAGAAGAGCAACGGTTTTACTTGCACTAGGTTTGCTTACGTTATTCAAGGGTCGGCTCTATCGTCGTCACTTTGTGTCAGCAACCTTAGGTTCCTTCAGAAAATTAGAGTGGGTTCGTCCAGATGCA GGACGGTGATGAACGCGTAA